Proteins from a genomic interval of Diospyros lotus cultivar Yz01 chromosome 6, ASM1463336v1, whole genome shotgun sequence:
- the LOC127804511 gene encoding uncharacterized protein LOC127804511 translates to MVTLMRGTQPAGQVIRRNPNVSDRFQRLNPPVFQGKAGTDPCESEFWLEQVEKIFDFIGCEEEDKVGCATFMLRDEADQWWKMMQRTLQGPEGRGTPVTTWVQFKELFNTKYFPLCKKMEKGREFMNLKQTGDMSVAQYEDHFTRLIKYMPIYNLDEEAKAQKFLGGLKWKIQLALSSLGTRTYAEVVLQALTVESNFRRMETLGMEFRGPEDGREAL, encoded by the exons ATGGTCACCCTTATGCGAGGAACACAACCAGCGGGTCAGGTTATCCGCCGAAATCCTAATGTTAGCGACAGGTTCCAGCGGTTGAACCCGCCTGTTTTTCAAGGAAAAGCAGGGACTGACCCCTGTGAGAGTGAGTTTTGGCTGGAGCAGGTCGAAAAGATCTTTGACTTTATTGGCTGTGAGGAGGAGGATAAAGTTGGTTGTGCAACATTTATGCTTCGTGATGAAGCTGACCAGTGGTGGAAAATGATGCAGAGAACCCTACAAGGTCCTGAAGGACGAGGTACGCCAGTTACTACATGGGTGCAGTTTAAGGAACTTTTTAATACGAAATACTTTCCTTTGtgtaagaaaatggagaaaggtCGGGAGTTCATGAATCTAAAACAAACTGGGGACATGTCCGTCGCCCAATACGAGGATCACTTCACAAGGCTGATCAAGTATATGCCTATATACAACCTGGACGAGGAAGCCAAAGCGCAGAAGTTCCTTGGAGGACTGAAGTGGAAGATTCAACTAGCCTTAAGCTCCTTAGGGACACGCACCTATGCAGAAGTGGTGCTGCAAGCCTTGACGGTAGAAAGCAACTTTCGGCGAATGGAGACTTTGGGAATGGAATTTCGTGGGCCCGAGGATGGAAG GGAAGCCTTGTAG